The following is a genomic window from Lysinibacillus sp. JNUCC-52.
AATGAATCTGGATTTTTTTTGTATAATTTCCATCCTTCTGAAATTTCATATCCTATAGGTCGATCATAATACGCATTTCTCGCCATTTCAGCAAGCTGAAGTATAAAGGATAACTTCTTAATTTCTGTTTTAGTAACACCATTATCTCTACCTGATTTAATATTATTATCTATTTCGATAGCACCACTACCTGATCCCACTTTAATCGTTGAAATTTGATCAAAAGCCCAGTTTTTTGGTAGCGGATATCCTAAATTCCCACTAAATCCTGTAGACATCCCACTAACAAAACTTGTCTTTGCATAACCTTTCTCTGAAACTTGAATACATACGCTTCGAGGCCCATAAACACCTATTTTATAAAATCCACCAAGTTGAATCATTTTCTTATTTATAGCTTTGAAATGAGGAAGAATATTATCCGTAATATCTGTCCCGTATGCATCAAAATCAACTGCAAAATAAATAGTAGTACCATCTTTGAATCCATATTTTATTGCTGCATCGTATGCAGCTATTGCATCCAATCCACCTTGTTCCGCACTAAAACTTGAAGCCTGTCCACCATAAGTTTGGAAAATTGGAAATACAGATAATCCCGCATCAAAAATATTTTTCAATTCACCTGGTTGTAGTTTTTTGTTTATACCACCTGAAACATTAGTAAGATAACGTCCTACAGTTTCATAACCAGCAGCTTTTAAAGCTTTGCCCCTCTCTAAAGTGACTTCCGTTATACAATCACAAGCCGTTCCTTTTCGACTTGGATCTCCCGTACTAACTAATGCTGATAACCAAGTTGACTTATTAGCAACGCCATCAACAGGAATTAGTATGAATTCTTGGAATTCCTTAACTTTATTTACTATAATAGAATTATATGTTGTTGAAAATGGACTAGAATCATATCCATTAAAATATAACGCATATTGGAATAATGTAACAAATCTACCTGAACTACCTTCTTTTAGAATTGGTAATCCATCCTTTGTCGCAGGACCAATCGAGCCAGTTTGAGAAGCTGCAGGAATTCCCATTTCTGTTTGCAAGCCATACACTAAAGCTTTATTTGTACCACGTTGATAATGACCATCTGTTGGTTGAACTCCAGCAGTTTGGTAATACTTATTATTTAAATCTTGTTGAATTTGTCTGATTTTTGCATCTCCACCTTGAGTGAGGCGATAAGCATCCATTGTTAAGAAAGCTTTAAAAACATAGTCATAAACTTTCCCATCTCTCACAGGTAATCCAGCATCGGTTTGTAAATTAATAATCCCTGCTTTTGTCCCCTCACCAAATGTTCCTGTAAATCCAGTTGGATTATATCCCTTGCAATACATTGCCCCCTGAAGTATCATTACGATATTTTTAGCTTGACCAGTATCTGGAACTTTTCCTAATTCAAGAATACCGAAACGATTATACTCACTAGCAGTTGTTGGGCCAAAGCTATTGGCAGTATTAGTAATTCCTAATTCAAGTTGCAACGCTCTGGTTAAACCGTACATCGTTGGCCAGCCTGGTTTTCCATTTTCCGGGACCCTTTCGTTAAAGCCTGGTAAGTGACTATACTCTTGATTAACCCATCTTTGAACTCTCAATACCATTTCATCCATTGTTATCTCTCCTTTTCCTTTTTTATGAGCAGATTTGAGATCCCTTCTCTTGTAATTTCTCTCGTCTCACCAAAATGAGCATTAAACTCACCTTAGTGAAAGAACCACTCACTACTATGAAATGTGTGGTTCTTTATTAATTTTGTGACTAAATAGGTAAAATATGTTTCGTAAAATTAGGAACGTACGTTTTTAAAATATGCTACTAAATTTTAATTTTTTTACATTTTGTTGTAATAATTATTAATAGATTGTGAGAAATTAAATAATTAAAAATGAAAAAAGCCTTTCCAGAATGGAAAGGCTCAGACTGTAGACAAACTCGAAATTTTTCGAGTTTGCCTACAGTCTTTTTTCATTTTAAAATAAAAATAGATGTCTACTGCCGTTGATTTCCGCTACGTTCGGGCGCTTTCCGCGGGCACACACGTATGCCGCAACCCTCGCTAAGGCGCGGTTTGTTGCGTCTTACGTTCTGTGCTTTCCCGCAGGAGTCGCCCGCCCTTCGCTCCAATCAACTTGATATGAATTGCTATCAATCAACTATAAATAAAATAATCTATTTGAGGTGATGGAAAATGATGTCGAAAAATCAAATCAATGAACGTGACCAATTAGAAATGCTGACAATTGACCAATTGGTGCCACAAGACCATTTAGTTCGAAAACTAGAGGCAGCGACTGATTTTTCGTTTATCTATCCATTAGTGGAAAACCTCTATTCATCTATAGGACGTCCAAGTATTGACCCCGTTGTTCTCTTTAAAATGACCTTTATTCAATACGTTTTTGGTATTCGCTCTATGCGTCAAACTATCAAAGAAATTGAAACGAATATGGCCTATCGCTGGTTTTTAGGTTTTGGCTTCCATACAGAAGTTCCTCACTTCTCTACCTTCGGTAAAAATTATGCACGACGTTTCCAAGACACAAATGTGTTTGAACAAATATTCTATCGTATTCTAAAAGAAATTATGAATCGAGGGCTCCTTCATGCGGACCATGTATTTATTGATTCGACGCATGTAAAAGCGAGCGCCAATAAACGAAAGTATGATAAAAAAGTCGTTCGAAAAGAAACACGTGCTTATGAAGAGAAACTCCAACTGGAATTAAATATTGATCGTGAAGCAAACGGAAAAAAGCCCTACCCTCCAGAGAAATTTGAAAAAGCAATGATTAAATAATAATTTCACAAAGGGTTCGTATTTTCATTACGGATCTTTTGTTTTGTTAGTATATGGGAAAGGGGATTGTTACAGACTAGTAAATGGCTTACAAATAGAAAAATAGCACTCATCGCTGAGCGCCATAGTTTGTTTCATTTTGAATGTCAGATTTATTTCCGAAATATTCTTTTTTATAATATTCTTCCTCCTCTGGAGTCGACAAACGAGTTGCTTTTCCTGGAGCGTTTTCATTTCCGCCTTGATGCATTTTCCATATTTGATTATGGTCGTCAACGGCGTTTGAAAAATCACCTTTCGACCATCTTTCCAAAATGGGAATGTAAAGATCGTTATGTTCATAATCGTTCATTTTACATACAGCCAACAATCGGTCAACTTTTTCTTGTGTTATTTGCGTGTGACCCCACTGAGCACCAGATTGAACCTTTTGGTGAGACATGCTGTGAATGGCTTCGCTCACCTTTTGTTCACCTAAATTATTAGGATATAGCAGTTCTTCCTCTGTAACTTTTTTATCTTCAAGTGGTTCTCCAGAATTTTCAACAACAGGTGATTTTTCTTTTTCAGGAACAGGTTTCTCCGTTTGTTCGGTGAATTTAATGTAACTAAAAATCCCAAAAATGACCATCATTACAATGATAACGATAGTCGCCTTTGTTTTTCTTTTCATGTTATTACCCCTCAATAATTTTTTATTGGTTTATATTATGTAATTAGGATAATAATAACACAACATTGAAATAACCTGTAGTTATGGCAATGAAAACTCGACACATACAGTATACGTGACAGGTACTCTCCGGTATATAAAGTACCTATATGAGCGCAGAATTACACTGATTAATTTAAATTTCAACACTTATGATAAATGTTGAAATTCTAATCGTCATTATTCATTTCATCTTACCTTTTATA
Proteins encoded in this region:
- a CDS encoding DUF6241 domain-containing protein — encoded protein: MKRKTKATIVIIVMMVIFGIFSYIKFTEQTEKPVPEKEKSPVVENSGEPLEDKKVTEEELLYPNNLGEQKVSEAIHSMSHQKVQSGAQWGHTQITQEKVDRLLAVCKMNDYEHNDLYIPILERWSKGDFSNAVDDHNQIWKMHQGGNENAPGKATRLSTPEEEEYYKKEYFGNKSDIQNETNYGAQR
- a CDS encoding glycoside hydrolase domain-containing protein; translated protein: MDEMVLRVQRWVNQEYSHLPGFNERVPENGKPGWPTMYGLTRALQLELGITNTANSFGPTTASEYNRFGILELGKVPDTGQAKNIVMILQGAMYCKGYNPTGFTGTFGEGTKAGIINLQTDAGLPVRDGKVYDYVFKAFLTMDAYRLTQGGDAKIRQIQQDLNNKYYQTAGVQPTDGHYQRGTNKALVYGLQTEMGIPAASQTGSIGPATKDGLPILKEGSSGRFVTLFQYALYFNGYDSSPFSTTYNSIIVNKVKEFQEFILIPVDGVANKSTWLSALVSTGDPSRKGTACDCITEVTLERGKALKAAGYETVGRYLTNVSGGINKKLQPGELKNIFDAGLSVFPIFQTYGGQASSFSAEQGGLDAIAAYDAAIKYGFKDGTTIYFAVDFDAYGTDITDNILPHFKAINKKMIQLGGFYKIGVYGPRSVCIQVSEKGYAKTSFVSGMSTGFSGNLGYPLPKNWAFDQISTIKVGSGSGAIEIDNNIKSGRDNGVTKTEIKKLSFILQLAEMARNAYYDRPIGYEISEGWKLYKKNPDSFTSFDVHVYRKEISVGKYAYTVAFRGSQEWEDFLVDYLQVVRNIGGLQIGDAVDYVRELIQTDSEMMSHMYITGHSLGGYLAQYVQSEMVDENLPWIDSNTMTFNAPGFNPDINFVDISHQAKIIQKLVNDKLKKYDDFIVNHRINLDIISFFGDDLGTVYTYSAILGSMDPLYYHSLDRFKEVI